One genomic window of Camelina sativa cultivar DH55 chromosome 5, Cs, whole genome shotgun sequence includes the following:
- the LOC104787935 gene encoding CLAVATA3/ESR (CLE)-related protein 12-like, which produces MALKFSQILFIVLWLSLFFLLLHHLYSLNFRRLYLNVAEEQSSISKQHHHRFHTIRLVSRKALSQRYDFTPFNRRHDHHRSEEQYDGDEIDPRYGVEKRRVPSGPNPLHH; this is translated from the coding sequence ATGGCCTTGAAGTTCTCTCAAATTCTCTTCATAGTTCTatggctctctctcttcttcctcctcctccaccacttGTACTCCCTCAACTTCCGCCGCCTTTATCTAAATGTGGCGGAGGAGCAATCGTCGATATCGAAGCAACACCACCACCGTTTTCACACCATTAGATTAGTCAGCAGAAAAGCTCTCTCACAAAGATACGACTTCACGCCTTTCAACCGCCGCCATGATCACCATCGTTCCGAAGAGCAATACGACGGTGATGAGATCGACCCTCGTTATGGGGTGGAGAAACGCCGTGTTCCCTCCGGACCGAATCCGTTGCACCACTGA